In Saccharothrix syringae, the following are encoded in one genomic region:
- a CDS encoding RNA polymerase sigma factor has protein sequence MEPLQHPPPRERTGAAAEFEKVYRAHVGMVTAYFARRSSDPQAVADLTADTFVRAITSFAGFDPVRGSARPWLIGIARRVFAGYCEAHSQRSDSARRVAGQRVLDADAVEDLVDRIDAERAGGALLARLAELPRLDREVVELVDLAGLSPKEAAEALGASAGAVRVRLFRARAKLRKTTGVER, from the coding sequence GTGGAGCCACTCCAGCACCCCCCGCCGCGAGAGCGAACGGGCGCCGCGGCCGAGTTCGAGAAGGTCTACCGGGCGCACGTCGGCATGGTCACCGCCTACTTCGCGCGGCGCAGCTCGGACCCGCAGGCCGTGGCCGACCTGACCGCGGACACCTTCGTCCGGGCGATCACCTCGTTCGCCGGCTTCGACCCGGTCCGGGGCAGCGCCCGGCCCTGGTTGATCGGCATCGCGCGGCGGGTGTTCGCCGGGTACTGCGAGGCGCACAGCCAGCGCAGTGACAGCGCGCGGCGCGTCGCCGGGCAGCGGGTGCTCGACGCCGACGCGGTGGAGGACCTGGTCGATCGGATCGACGCGGAGCGGGCGGGGGGCGCGCTGCTCGCCAGGCTGGCCGAACTGCCCCGGCTCGACCGCGAGGTCGTGGAGCTGGTGGATCTCGCCGGCCTCAGCCCGAAGGAAGCCGCCGAGGCCCTGGGTGCCTCGGCGGGCGCCGTGCGCGTCCGACTGTTCCGGGCCCGGGCGAAACTGCGGAAGACGACAGGGGTGGAACGATGA
- the icmF gene encoding fused isobutyryl-CoA mutase/GTPase IcmF — translation MTTASPLHVPEHPVRFITAASLFDGHDAAINIMRRILQSQGVEVVHLGHNRSVREVVDAAVQEDVQGIAVSAYQGGHVEYFTYLVELLNERGAGHVKVFGGGGGVIVPEEIELLHSRGVARIFSPADGQELGLARMINTMVEACDAPLAERPPASWDGLFTGADDVLARAITLIEAGALPDEVRGRMVDAAASRTVPVLGITGTGGSGKSSLTDELVRRFRLDQQDKLRVAVLAVDPTRRKGGGALLGDRIRMNCLDGGRVFFRSLATRRAGSEVPDGLADAILACRAAGFDLVVVETPGIGQGDAAIVPFVDLSLYVMTPEFGAASQLEKIDMLDFADAVAINKFERRGAEDARRDVARQLVRNREAFGASWEDMPVFGTSAATFNDDGVTALYQHLRDELAQRGLPVAEGVLPAVGGKVSTSAATVVPASRARYLAEIAETVRGYHRATETQVDAVRRVAHLRAARAELADAGHDVTAITSLLEAARARVDAGARALLDEWPAVVEDYSGDELVVRVRDKEIRTRLTRETLSGNQVRRVSLPRYEDEGTLLRFLRKENLPGRFPYTAGVFPFKREGEDPARMFAGEGDAFRTNRRFKYLSQGQPATRLSTAFDSVTLYGRDPDTPPDVYGKVGTSGVSIATLDDMKALYDGFDLTAPTTSVSMTINGPAPTILAFFLNTVVDQQVDRFRAEHGREPSEEEARELRAWALATVRGTVQADILKEDQGQNTCIFSTEFSLRMMADIQEWFIRNRVRNFYSVSISGYHIAEAGANPISQLAFTLANGFTYVESYLARGMDVDDFAPNLSFFFSNGMDAEYSVIGRVARRIWAVAMRERYGANERSQKFKYHVQTSGRSLHAQEMDFNDIRTTLQALCALYDNTNSLHTNAYDEAITTPTESSVRRAMAIQLIINKEWGLSMNENPLQGSFVIDELTDLVEEAVLAEFDRLSERGGVLGAMETGYQRGRIQDESMLYEQRKHDGSLPIVGVNTFLPEHGSREPVTIELARATEEEKRSQVERTRAFALAHAAEAEPALRRLKEAAAAGENVFEVLVDAARVCTLGQITEAFFEVGGQYRRNV, via the coding sequence GTGACCACCGCCAGCCCGCTGCACGTCCCGGAGCACCCGGTCCGCTTCATCACCGCGGCCAGCCTGTTCGACGGCCACGACGCGGCGATCAACATCATGCGGCGCATCCTGCAGTCGCAGGGCGTGGAGGTCGTGCACCTGGGCCACAACCGGTCGGTGCGCGAGGTGGTCGACGCGGCCGTCCAGGAGGACGTGCAGGGCATCGCGGTCAGCGCCTACCAGGGCGGGCACGTCGAGTACTTCACCTACCTCGTCGAACTGCTCAACGAGCGCGGTGCCGGGCACGTCAAGGTCTTCGGCGGCGGTGGCGGCGTCATCGTGCCCGAGGAGATCGAGCTGCTGCACTCGCGGGGCGTGGCGCGCATCTTCTCCCCGGCCGACGGTCAGGAGCTGGGCCTCGCCCGGATGATCAACACCATGGTGGAGGCGTGCGACGCCCCGCTGGCCGAGCGCCCGCCGGCGTCCTGGGACGGCCTGTTCACCGGCGCCGACGACGTGCTGGCCCGCGCCATCACCCTGATCGAGGCCGGCGCCCTGCCCGACGAGGTGCGCGGGCGCATGGTCGACGCCGCGGCCTCGCGGACCGTGCCCGTGCTCGGCATCACCGGCACCGGCGGCTCGGGCAAGTCGTCGCTGACCGACGAGCTGGTCCGCCGCTTCCGGCTCGACCAGCAGGACAAGCTGCGGGTGGCGGTGCTGGCCGTGGACCCGACCCGCCGCAAGGGCGGCGGCGCGCTGCTGGGCGACCGCATCCGGATGAACTGCCTCGACGGCGGCCGGGTGTTCTTCCGGTCCCTGGCCACCCGCCGCGCGGGCTCCGAGGTGCCCGACGGCCTGGCCGACGCGATCCTGGCCTGCCGCGCGGCGGGCTTCGACCTGGTCGTGGTGGAGACGCCGGGCATCGGCCAGGGCGACGCGGCGATCGTGCCGTTCGTGGACCTCTCGCTGTACGTGATGACGCCGGAGTTCGGCGCCGCGTCGCAGCTGGAGAAGATCGACATGCTGGACTTCGCCGACGCGGTGGCGATCAACAAGTTCGAGCGCCGCGGCGCCGAGGACGCCCGCCGGGACGTGGCCCGCCAGCTCGTGCGCAACCGGGAGGCGTTCGGCGCCTCGTGGGAGGACATGCCGGTGTTCGGCACGTCCGCGGCGACGTTCAACGACGACGGCGTCACCGCGCTCTACCAGCACCTGCGCGACGAGCTGGCGCAGCGGGGGCTGCCCGTGGCCGAGGGCGTGCTGCCCGCGGTCGGCGGGAAGGTGTCGACCTCGGCGGCGACCGTGGTGCCCGCCTCCCGGGCCCGCTACCTGGCCGAGATCGCCGAGACCGTGCGCGGCTACCACCGCGCGACCGAGACGCAGGTGGACGCGGTGCGCCGGGTCGCGCACCTGCGCGCGGCGCGGGCCGAGCTGGCGGACGCCGGCCACGACGTCACCGCGATCACCTCGCTGCTGGAGGCCGCGCGGGCGCGGGTGGACGCGGGCGCGCGGGCGCTGCTGGACGAGTGGCCGGCCGTGGTCGAGGACTACAGCGGCGACGAGCTGGTGGTCCGGGTGCGGGACAAGGAGATCCGCACCAGGCTGACCCGGGAGACGTTGTCGGGCAACCAGGTCCGCCGCGTCTCGCTGCCCCGCTACGAGGACGAGGGCACGCTCCTGCGGTTCCTGCGCAAGGAGAACCTGCCCGGCCGCTTCCCGTACACCGCGGGCGTGTTCCCGTTCAAGCGCGAGGGCGAGGACCCGGCGCGGATGTTCGCCGGCGAGGGCGACGCGTTCCGCACCAACCGCCGGTTCAAGTACCTCTCGCAGGGCCAGCCCGCGACCCGGCTGTCCACCGCGTTCGACTCGGTCACCCTCTACGGCCGCGACCCCGACACCCCGCCGGACGTCTACGGCAAGGTCGGCACGTCCGGCGTGTCCATCGCGACGCTGGACGACATGAAGGCCCTCTACGACGGGTTCGACCTGACCGCGCCGACCACGTCGGTGTCGATGACCATCAACGGGCCCGCGCCGACGATCCTGGCGTTCTTCCTCAACACCGTGGTCGACCAGCAGGTGGACAGGTTCCGCGCCGAGCACGGCCGCGAGCCGTCGGAGGAGGAGGCGCGGGAGCTGCGGGCGTGGGCGCTGGCCACCGTGCGCGGCACCGTGCAGGCCGACATCCTCAAGGAGGACCAGGGGCAGAACACCTGCATCTTCTCCACCGAGTTCTCGCTGCGGATGATGGCCGACATCCAGGAGTGGTTCATCCGCAACCGGGTGCGCAACTTCTACTCGGTGTCCATCTCCGGCTACCACATCGCCGAGGCCGGGGCGAACCCCATCAGCCAGCTCGCCTTCACCCTGGCCAACGGCTTCACCTACGTCGAGTCGTACCTGGCGCGCGGCATGGACGTGGACGACTTCGCGCCCAACCTGTCGTTCTTCTTCTCCAACGGGATGGACGCGGAGTACAGCGTGATCGGCCGGGTGGCGCGGCGCATCTGGGCCGTCGCCATGCGCGAGCGCTACGGCGCGAACGAGCGGTCGCAGAAGTTCAAGTACCACGTGCAGACGTCCGGGCGGTCGCTGCACGCGCAGGAGATGGACTTCAACGACATCCGGACCACGCTCCAGGCGCTGTGCGCGCTGTACGACAACACGAACTCGTTGCACACCAACGCCTACGACGAGGCGATCACCACGCCCACGGAGTCGTCGGTGCGCCGCGCCATGGCCATCCAGCTCATCATCAACAAGGAGTGGGGCCTGTCGATGAACGAGAACCCGCTGCAGGGTTCGTTCGTCATCGACGAGCTGACCGACCTGGTCGAGGAGGCCGTGCTCGCCGAGTTCGACCGCCTGTCCGAGCGCGGCGGCGTGCTGGGCGCGATGGAGACCGGCTACCAGCGCGGCCGAATCCAGGACGAGTCGATGCTCTACGAGCAGCGCAAGCACGATGGGTCGCTGCCGATCGTCGGGGTGAACACGTTCCTGCCCGAGCACGGCTCGCGCGAGCCGGTGACCATCGAGCTGGCCCGCGCCACCGAGGAGGAGAAGCGGTCGCAGGTCGAGCGGACCCGCGCGTTCGCCCTCGCGCACGCCGCGGAGGCCGAACCGGCGCTGCGCCGGCTGAAGGAGGCGGCCGCGGCGGGGGAGAACGTGTTCGAGGTGCTGGTGGACGCGGCCCGGGTGTGCACGCTGGGGCAGATCACCGAGGCGTTCTTCGAGGTGGGTGGGCAGTACCGGCGCAACGTCTGA
- a CDS encoding DUF1579 family protein, translated as MDGQTSTAAPAGVDLEAMLARGLPDNFHRRLDALVGEWTVDKRTYIALGTPDNPKVWVGESRWRWLDETGGRFLREDLTGDMGGGPYYRLGVMGYSTMDGRYEWNTLDNVVSTMMTYKGAPQSAGDEVISLGGEFTDPGVLGESYVGKRIAMRTVFTFESPDRVVVEIRFVPPGEPERVADRAVYHRRK; from the coding sequence GTGGACGGTCAGACGTCGACGGCGGCGCCCGCCGGGGTGGACCTCGAAGCGATGCTCGCCCGCGGGTTGCCCGACAACTTCCACCGCAGGCTCGACGCGCTGGTGGGCGAGTGGACCGTGGACAAGCGGACCTACATCGCCCTGGGCACGCCGGACAACCCGAAGGTCTGGGTCGGCGAGTCGCGGTGGCGGTGGCTCGACGAGACCGGCGGCCGGTTCCTGCGCGAGGACCTGACCGGCGACATGGGCGGCGGCCCCTACTACCGGCTGGGCGTCATGGGGTACTCCACGATGGACGGCCGCTACGAGTGGAACACCCTCGACAACGTGGTGAGCACGATGATGACCTACAAGGGCGCCCCGCAGTCGGCCGGCGACGAGGTCATCTCCCTCGGCGGCGAGTTCACCGACCCGGGCGTGCTGGGCGAGTCCTACGTCGGCAAGCGGATCGCGATGCGCACGGTGTTCACCTTCGAGTCACCGGACCGGGTGGTCGTCGAGATCAGGTTCGTGCCGCCGGGCGAGCCGGAGCGCGTCGCCGACCGGGCGGTCTACCACCGCCGGAAGTAG
- a CDS encoding LysR family transcriptional regulator, protein MAMDVHVRDLRYFLAVAEELSFTRAARERLFISQPALSKQIRLLESTLRVALFERDRRSVALTAAGRELLPRARALVAEWDAARRAVVEAASGPTLTVGFHTRIGRGLIPAVTARVARRLPGLRLRFRQVPWHDPAVGLRDGGVDVAVAWLPVPDSGELSWRVVATEDRWVALPRGHRLAAFERVPFAELVDEPFIALPAGAGPLRAFWLADDHRGEPARVAAEVSTADEAFEAVASGLGVVLLSAGNAEEHRRDDVVYRPVPELSPGSLAVVWRTGDEREAVRVFVEAGAGG, encoded by the coding sequence ATGGCTATGGACGTCCACGTCCGCGACCTGCGGTACTTCCTGGCCGTGGCCGAGGAGCTGAGCTTCACCAGGGCCGCCCGGGAGCGGCTGTTCATCTCCCAGCCGGCGCTGAGCAAGCAGATCCGCCTGCTGGAGTCGACGTTGCGGGTGGCGCTGTTCGAGCGGGACCGGCGCTCGGTGGCGCTCACCGCGGCGGGCCGCGAGCTGCTGCCGCGCGCCCGCGCCCTGGTGGCCGAGTGGGACGCCGCCCGGCGCGCGGTGGTCGAGGCCGCGTCGGGCCCGACGCTGACCGTGGGTTTCCACACCCGCATCGGCCGCGGCCTGATCCCGGCGGTGACGGCCAGGGTGGCCCGGCGCCTGCCCGGCCTGCGGCTGCGGTTCCGCCAGGTGCCCTGGCACGACCCCGCGGTGGGCCTGCGCGACGGCGGGGTGGACGTCGCGGTGGCGTGGCTGCCCGTGCCCGACTCCGGCGAGCTGTCCTGGCGGGTGGTCGCCACCGAGGACCGGTGGGTGGCGCTGCCGCGCGGGCACCGGCTGGCCGCGTTCGAGCGGGTGCCCTTCGCCGAACTGGTCGACGAGCCGTTCATCGCGCTGCCCGCGGGCGCGGGGCCGCTGCGCGCCTTCTGGCTGGCCGACGACCACCGCGGCGAGCCGGCCAGGGTGGCGGCGGAGGTGTCGACGGCCGACGAGGCGTTCGAGGCGGTGGCCTCGGGCCTGGGCGTGGTGCTGCTGTCGGCGGGCAACGCCGAGGAGCACCGGCGCGACGACGTGGTCTACCGGCCGGTGCCGGAGCTGTCGCCGGGCAGCCTGGCCGTGGTGTGGCGCACCGGCGACGAGCGCGAGGCCGTGCGGGTCTTCGTCGAGGCGGGCGCGGGCGGCTGA
- a CDS encoding TetR/AcrR family transcriptional regulator → MRRSAAETREHVLAVTHDLFYWNGIHAVGVDRVAAEAGVAPTTLYRLFRSKDDLVAAYVERADENYRGWFGQAAKADGRSARDRVLAVFDELVAVVEPDRYRGCPFLMALAEYPDPELAAHRGAVATKRWVRARFGELAAELGAADPDALADQLALVLEGVYASVQALGVDGPARQARDLVEALLEGAARPARRGAAARA, encoded by the coding sequence GTGCGCCGATCAGCGGCCGAGACCCGTGAGCACGTGCTGGCCGTCACCCACGACCTGTTCTACTGGAACGGCATCCACGCCGTCGGCGTCGACCGCGTCGCCGCCGAGGCCGGGGTGGCGCCCACGACGCTCTACCGGCTGTTCCGCTCCAAGGACGACCTGGTCGCGGCCTACGTGGAGCGGGCGGACGAGAACTACCGGGGCTGGTTCGGGCAGGCCGCCAAGGCCGACGGGCGCAGCGCGCGCGACCGCGTCCTGGCCGTGTTCGACGAGCTGGTGGCCGTGGTCGAGCCGGACCGGTACCGCGGCTGCCCGTTCCTGATGGCCCTGGCCGAGTACCCCGACCCGGAGCTGGCCGCGCACCGCGGGGCGGTGGCCACGAAGCGGTGGGTGCGTGCCCGGTTCGGCGAGCTCGCCGCCGAACTGGGGGCCGCCGACCCGGACGCGCTCGCCGACCAGCTCGCGCTGGTGCTGGAGGGGGTGTACGCGTCCGTGCAGGCGCTCGGCGTGGACGGCCCGGCCCGGCAGGCGCGGGACCTGGTGGAGGCGTTGCTGGAGGGGGCCGCGAGGCCCGCGCGGCGCGGTGCCGCGGCCCGTGCCTGA
- a CDS encoding IS701 family transposase, with protein MREMASTGAEPSDLADLPEFCDELFVTLGRSDQRRWAETYVRGLLVVPGRKSIRRISELVVGRDADQSLQQFVNQSPWAWAPVRQRLAERVDRALRPSAWVVREVVFPKNGANSVAVARQYSPSAGRMLNCQRAVGVFMAGEHGATPVNWRLLLPKAWDTDLARRAKARVPDEERSRRTWEYLLDCFDEMTGTWGTPAAPVVVDLSGDPGMLPLLGGLEERGMRYLAQVSTATPVAPAGAPHRPRTVGQLITAAAGRGRTTLSWRDEDTGAVTTSDFVAATLPGPTAADNRPGRLPWVRHVLAEWPIGQHRPRAVWTTNLGVTDIREPVRLLRAASRVEVEGPRLAEEFGLRHFEGRSFQGWHHHVTLVSAAHGYELLRELATRGYDEGRLLRPRA; from the coding sequence ATGCGTGAAATGGCGTCGACCGGGGCTGAACCGTCCGATTTAGCGGACTTGCCGGAGTTCTGCGACGAGCTGTTCGTGACCCTGGGGAGGTCCGACCAGCGCCGGTGGGCCGAGACCTACGTCCGGGGTCTGCTCGTGGTACCGGGGCGGAAGTCGATCCGGCGCATCTCGGAGCTGGTCGTCGGGCGGGACGCCGACCAGTCGTTGCAGCAGTTCGTCAACCAGAGCCCGTGGGCGTGGGCGCCGGTGCGGCAGCGCCTGGCCGAGCGGGTGGACCGGGCGCTCCGGCCGAGCGCGTGGGTGGTGCGGGAGGTGGTGTTCCCCAAGAACGGGGCCAACTCGGTGGCGGTGGCCAGGCAGTACTCGCCGTCGGCCGGCCGGATGCTCAACTGCCAGCGCGCCGTCGGCGTGTTCATGGCCGGCGAGCACGGGGCGACGCCGGTGAACTGGCGGCTGCTGCTGCCCAAGGCGTGGGACACCGACCTGGCGCGGCGCGCCAAGGCCCGGGTGCCCGACGAGGAGCGGTCCAGGCGCACGTGGGAGTACCTGCTGGACTGCTTCGACGAGATGACGGGCACCTGGGGCACGCCCGCCGCGCCCGTGGTCGTCGACCTGAGCGGCGACCCGGGCATGCTGCCGCTGCTCGGCGGCCTGGAGGAGCGCGGCATGCGGTACCTGGCGCAGGTCTCCACCGCCACCCCGGTGGCACCCGCGGGCGCGCCGCACCGGCCCCGGACCGTCGGTCAGCTGATCACCGCGGCCGCCGGGCGCGGGCGGACCACGCTGTCCTGGCGCGACGAGGACACCGGCGCGGTCACCACGTCGGACTTCGTGGCGGCGACCCTGCCGGGGCCGACCGCGGCGGACAACCGCCCGGGTCGGCTGCCGTGGGTGCGCCACGTGCTGGCGGAGTGGCCGATCGGGCAGCACCGCCCGCGGGCGGTCTGGACGACCAACCTGGGCGTCACCGACATCCGGGAGCCGGTGCGGCTGCTGCGGGCCGCGAGCCGGGTCGAGGTGGAGGGGCCGCGGCTGGCCGAGGAGTTCGGGCTGCGGCACTTCGAGGGGCGCTCGTTCCAGGGGTGGCACCACCACGTGACGCTGGTGTCCGCGGCCCACGGCTACGAGCTGCTGCGCGAACTGGCCACCCGCGGGTACGACGAGGGGCGGTTGCTGCGCCCGCGCGCATGA
- a CDS encoding cupin domain-containing protein: MEVVEKGSLPTVVIDGEVAAHIFDGGAHGTTSSAFIVDVAVGRGPRRHLHPYDEVFIIVEGRVSVEAGGEVREAGPDEVVIVRTGVPHAFTNLGPGHARMVNIHATDKVVTEFAGDHAADPSYRYGHSS, from the coding sequence ATGGAGGTCGTGGAGAAGGGCAGCCTGCCCACCGTGGTGATCGACGGCGAGGTGGCCGCGCACATCTTCGACGGTGGCGCGCACGGCACCACGTCGTCGGCGTTCATCGTCGACGTGGCCGTCGGCAGGGGGCCGCGCCGGCACCTGCACCCCTACGACGAGGTGTTCATCATCGTGGAGGGGCGGGTCAGCGTGGAGGCGGGCGGCGAGGTCCGCGAGGCCGGGCCGGACGAGGTGGTGATCGTGCGGACCGGTGTGCCGCACGCGTTCACCAACCTGGGGCCGGGCCACGCGCGGATGGTCAACATCCACGCGACCGACAAGGTCGTGACGGAGTTCGCCGGCGACCACGCGGCCGACCCGTCCTACCGGTACGGCCACAGCAGCTGA
- the mdlC gene encoding benzoylformate decarboxylase, giving the protein MLTVTADGTNSRTVREDALEVFRQLGLTTVFSNPSHTEMKLFEQWPDDFRFVMGLQEAAVVGMADGYAQATGEPSLVVINGGPGTGNAMGSIYTAASAHTPMVIIGGLQARRLQQGAPFLNAPDATQLPRPYIKWAAEAARPQDVPALVEKAYHIAKQAPQGPVYVGVPEDDWVRPANAEPHRVRSVRSAVVPDPRVLADVADALNSAANPAIVAGPGVEAGGARRDLIKMAERLNARVYGSPVWPRGAFPENHPLFGGVLAPLPELINARLGEHDVVIVLGSPAFTLFTTADLFSTAPAPLDRADPPRLPEGTRFLHVTDDPEAAAWSMAGSSFVTPPAAFVRGLVPLLPQRQRLPLPALREAAPTPEASTPITEPYLFHLLARELPADAQVFEELPIGRAPFHEQVPLGPDNGYYATASGALGFPFAGAVGHAVARPDLRTVVVVGEGSAQYTIQALWTAGKYNLPVTFVIPDNSGYLSLKYYLDDTGQKAWREGWDLGGVDMAQLARGFGIAGERVETPEQLQVSLRRALAADGPVLLDVVVSDPGLFRL; this is encoded by the coding sequence GTGTTGACCGTGACCGCGGATGGCACCAATTCCCGAACAGTTCGGGAAGATGCGCTGGAGGTATTCCGGCAACTCGGTCTCACGACCGTTTTCAGCAATCCCAGCCACACCGAGATGAAGTTGTTCGAGCAGTGGCCCGACGACTTCCGGTTCGTCATGGGCCTCCAGGAGGCCGCCGTGGTCGGCATGGCCGACGGCTACGCCCAGGCCACCGGCGAGCCGTCCCTGGTGGTCATCAACGGCGGTCCGGGCACCGGCAACGCGATGGGCTCGATCTACACCGCGGCCAGCGCGCACACCCCGATGGTGATCATCGGCGGCCTGCAGGCCCGCCGGCTCCAGCAGGGCGCGCCGTTCCTCAACGCGCCCGACGCCACCCAGCTGCCCCGGCCCTACATCAAGTGGGCCGCCGAGGCGGCCCGGCCCCAGGACGTGCCCGCGCTGGTCGAGAAGGCGTACCACATCGCCAAGCAGGCGCCGCAGGGCCCGGTCTACGTGGGCGTGCCCGAGGACGACTGGGTGCGCCCGGCCAACGCCGAGCCCCACCGGGTGCGCTCGGTGCGGTCCGCGGTGGTGCCCGACCCGCGGGTGCTCGCCGACGTCGCCGACGCGCTCAACTCCGCCGCCAACCCCGCCATCGTGGCCGGCCCCGGCGTGGAGGCGGGCGGTGCGCGCCGCGACCTGATCAAGATGGCCGAGCGGCTCAACGCCCGCGTCTACGGCAGCCCGGTGTGGCCGCGCGGCGCGTTCCCGGAGAACCACCCGCTGTTCGGCGGCGTGCTGGCACCGCTGCCGGAGCTGATCAACGCCCGGCTCGGCGAGCACGACGTGGTGATCGTGCTGGGCAGCCCGGCGTTCACCCTGTTCACCACGGCCGACCTGTTCTCCACCGCGCCCGCGCCGCTGGACCGGGCCGACCCGCCGAGGCTGCCCGAGGGCACCAGGTTCCTCCACGTCACCGACGACCCGGAAGCCGCGGCCTGGTCGATGGCCGGGTCGAGCTTCGTCACCCCGCCCGCGGCGTTCGTGCGCGGGCTGGTGCCGCTGCTGCCGCAGCGCCAACGGCTGCCGCTGCCCGCCCTGCGCGAGGCCGCGCCCACGCCCGAGGCGTCCACCCCGATCACCGAGCCGTACCTGTTCCACCTGCTGGCGCGGGAGCTGCCCGCCGACGCCCAGGTGTTCGAGGAGCTGCCGATCGGCCGCGCCCCGTTCCACGAGCAGGTCCCGCTCGGCCCGGACAACGGCTACTACGCCACCGCCTCCGGCGCGCTCGGCTTCCCGTTCGCGGGCGCGGTGGGGCACGCGGTCGCGCGCCCCGACCTGCGCACCGTGGTCGTGGTCGGCGAGGGCTCGGCGCAGTACACGATCCAGGCGCTGTGGACGGCCGGGAAGTACAACCTGCCGGTCACCTTCGTCATCCCCGACAACTCCGGCTACCTGTCGCTGAAGTACTACCTCGACGACACCGGCCAGAAGGCGTGGCGGGAGGGGTGGGACCTCGGCGGCGTCGACATGGCGCAACTGGCCCGGGGCTTCGGCATCGCCGGCGAGCGGGTGGAGACGCCCGAGCAGCTCCAGGTGTCGCTGCGCCGGGCGCTGGCCGCCGACGGTCCCGTGCTGCTCGACGTCGTGGTCTCCGACCCCGGCCTGTTCCGGCTCTGA